The Lathyrus oleraceus cultivar Zhongwan6 chromosome 5, CAAS_Psat_ZW6_1.0, whole genome shotgun sequence genome includes the window TATGATCCGCAttataaaatttataaaaaaaattgtttacCTTATTCTCTTTATCAATACAATCTCGttttttttgttaaaaaataaatgatattatagactattttttatttttataaaattaacTAAATATGAAATCATTATATGTCAATATATagattaaaattaaaaatttatgTCTACTTAACAAACCAGATAATTTTGACACATaaattaaaattaacattttaTGAATACTCAACAAACCAGATAATTTTGATGTAGTTTTCCGATatttcaatatatatatatatatatatatatatatatatatatatatatatatatatatatatatatatatatatatatatatatatatatatatatatatatatatatatatatatatatatatatatatataatgaagAAAGAAGATGATAAACGTGTATGTGGACGTAGCATAAAGCATGCAAGTCGGAGCGAAATGATAGCTCACACCTCTAAATGCACAAATCACCATTTTCaccttcttttttttttttcttctctctttattttattttctttctttccaaacACCAAATTTACCCTTCCAATCCAACACATAATTTCTCTCTACACCTAAGTTTTACTTTCttaattctttttctttcttttccttAAAATCCACTGTCTCTATCTCAACAAGGTTTTGTCCCTTTCTACATATCTCTCTGTCTCTCTTTCACTTTCTCTCTGTCTCTCATTATCAACATTTCCTCTCTCTATATATATCCTTCAGTTTTTTTATCTCCCATCTCTTTTTCAACATATTTGTTTAAACAACGTTCATTCTCATCATCGCATAAACCCTGCTTCGCCATACAGCGATCGAGATTTTACTCGATCGCCTAACCAACCATTTTCAGAGGATCCAGATTAAAATTTTTCTTATATTataaatttaatattattgtCGGTGCAAAGGAGATTAATTAATTATGATGACAAATATTTGGAACAACAAAtccaatgatgatgatgatgataatattAACATTGAGTTTGACATTGAGTCATCAAAAGATGATGTTGATGCAAGAACTGGCATGAAGAAAGGACCGTGGTCCCCACAAGAGGACATGGTTTTGATAGAGTACGTGAACAAGCATGGTGAAGGGAATTGGAATTCTGTTCAGAAGAATTCAGGATTGTTAAGATGTGGAAAAAGCTGCAGACTTAGATGGGCCAATCATCTAAGGCCAAATCTAAAGAAAGGTTCATTTTCTGAAGAGGAAGAAAAAATCATCATTCAACTTCATGCTAAGCTTGGAAATAAATGGGCTAGAATGGCTGCTCAGgtattatattttattaaattttattatatattaaaATTTTGCATAAGATtatactttttattttttattttcatgatCTATGTTCATTGAATGTTTAGAAATTGCGTAGCACGCGATAGTCTCTGCAAACACATTGAATCGTGACGTGAAATCACGCGTCATTTCATATTAGAAACCGCGTTGGAATTTTCTTAACATTAATTATTACGTTGACGTGTATTTTAAATTTTTCTCTATCAAAGTTCACGTCACTGACAACTGCAATCCACTTTGCGATAATCGTAATGACCGCAATCGCAAGCAATGCCTACGATCTGCGACTGCGATTCAAAACCATGGTTCTTGTCGGATCATGGTTTTTAGTGCAATTATATATTTTGGTTTCCCAAGTGAAATTTTTATTGGTATATTGTATTTGTGATTTAATTGCATATGTTTTGTGCTTCTACTAATTTTTTTTATATGATAATTGGATCTGAAATCTAATCAAATGTTTTATGCTTCTAGAAAAAAATTTCTTCCGCATTTGGATCTGAATGATCTATTGTATTTGGTTTGATTAGGTTCCAATCTTCAGGACCTTAAGCAAGAAAAAGGGGAAAGGAAGAGAAATTCATTTATTACTCCAATTTTGTTCAATCTTATAAATTTGTTAAAATATTAaagattttatttattttttattattaaaataaagtGAAACAATTGTGTTGTCAATTTCACCTTTTGAACataaattgattttttttttgctttAGCATTTTTAAATAATAGTTTTGTACATAGTGAAGTTATGATAACCACAATCAAGAAACTTACCTCATTCATTTTGTGTGAATCTCACTTTGCCATTTTTGTGTCTTTCTTTCAATATGTTGTACTTTTGATAAGTTTCCCACTTTCTTAAATTTCTCATTTAAGGTTAAAATAATCACTTTTATGTCTTTTTCTGTACTTTGCTTGAAACGTAACCCTAAAAATGTCCGTACTTCAAGCATACTAACAAATTGTTTCTACTGACACCATaattttttttgttgttttttcaGTTACCTGGAAGAACAGATAACGAAATCAAGAACTTTTGGAACACGAGGATGAAAAGGCGTCAAAGAGCGGGTTTACCTCTTTACCCTCCAGAAATCCATGCAGAAGCTATTGCATACAACAATCATATAATGCTTCAGCATGAGCCTTtctcttcttcatcatcattttcTTTACTCTTATCTTCATGTTACCCTAAGAAGCTTGATGATCCAAACAATTATGATTATAATCCTCTCCAAAACATCTCAGATTCAGCTTACACCAATCCATGTCCACAATTCAGCTTTTCCAATGATGAAACCCTAGAGATTAATGAAAATCTTGCTTTGAAAAAATCACCTTCACTTTCTCCTTATCCATCTCCATCCTCCAATGTTTTCAACCAAGGTTTTACTCCTCCAAGTGATCATTCACATGATCACCAATATTCTGAAAATTTTAGCTATGATCATCATGGATTCAATGCAGGATCTCTGTATGATTCTGCAACTCCTGCTTCATCTTATGCTAGTGGTGTTAATGATTACTATGAAGTTGCACCGTTATCGTCTGAAGGAAAAAATAGTGGACTTTTGGAGGATCTTGTGATGGAAGGTAGAAGTATTTCAAGCAATGACAAGGGTAAGAGTGTGGACTCATACAAGAGGAAACGCGTGGAGGCTGAAGAATATGAAGATGAAGGAGGCATTGGTTCTTTGGTGTCAGGTTCCataaagaagaagaagagttTGGATGAGACTCAGAAGAAAGATTTTAGCTTTTCTCAATTGTCAACAGGTGAAACCACTCACTCTTCTATAGATTGATTTATTTGATTATCTTATGCCTAATAAAATAATATATCTACATATAATATTAAACATACTACAATCAGACTATGCAAGAGGGTTATAGTACAGAGTCTCAAATTTCAAATTTGTCACGAATAAATTATAGTAAAATAGGATATAAAGTAGGTTTGTATGAGTTAGCCATGACTATATGACTCATAGTTGTTTTGTCATGATTAAACAATGACTAACTTATTCAGAGCCTTCAAAAATTTAAGATGGACTCTCGTTAATTGAATTCCAACTTATTCATCTTCTTTTCCACAACTTTAGTAAGGGTTGATGACGAAAGAGGTGGATAGAAACAACTTTTTGAAAATTGAATCGAATTAGCCGATTAAATTAATTTTGGTCACATTATAGTCTGCATAATCGTCCTAAGTTTTCGAAATTCATGCATAGGTTGCAAAACAATATGTCTTATTTTATTAAGGTTTAATCGTTACAAATATTTTATGAGATCATATTTAGCCACAATTTATTTGTGTCAAATTTTGAATCATGTGCAATAGTTTGCTCTGCACACCCTCAAAGACGATCTTGAGAGTATGATTGAAGTGAAGTTTACCTGGGTTAAAATAGTTTCCGCAATATATAATTGTATGATTATTACATTGACAATTCACTAAAGTCATGTGAAACTTGAAAAATGCAGGGAAGAAACCGTTTGTGGAGGATCCTTTAGCTGAGATGAATTCAATGTACGATGATGACTTGGATTGCTTGCTCCACAATTTTCCCTCAGAAATACCAATGCCTGAATGGTACTGTAGAGGAAAAAGCCAAACATTGGGACATGAAACTCAAACTGATCATGCTTCTTCATCATCTGGCCCCACCAATCAAGAATTTGCTTGGACtcttggatcaagttggaatAACATGCCTGGCATATGTTAATTTTAGCTCAAGGATAAAAAAGAAGAAGTGTGTTTTGTAATTATTACAAAACAAATATTGATAGTGAAATAGATAGTAGTTCCATATGATGTAATATTAGTTAGAATATGTAAGGTGTAGAGAGTTTTAAGGATATTAAATGATTTACATGTAGTTTGTTTAAGTTATTTAGATATGAATTAGAGTTTGGTTTAGCTATAGCTAGGTTGGTCATAGTATAAACTTATTTCATCAAGTGCCTTATTTTTAGTTTAATGTGTTGTTATGATTTGAGATGTAGTAAAAAGAGTTTGTCTTGCGGCGGTTTAACATTCTATAATGTTTTTCTTAAGTGATTTTTTTCTCATAAGGTAAGGTAAAGGAGAAAAAATGTACAACATAAATAAAACCTTCTATATTTTTTATTGAAGTTTGAGTTAGTCTAATGTGATAATCTCACAAGCTCTCCTCATATTCTTACAATTGAATCAAAATTGATAGTTTGTCAAAAGAAATTGATTCCTTGTGTGTCCCTCATGATTGTGTAGTTTAATCAAAGTTGATAGTTTGCCAAAAGAAATTTATTCCTTGTGTTGAAAATATTCTTAATCATATGATGTGTTTCATTTGAGCACATCAATTAATGTACTCACACTTAAGAGTGTGATTGCTACTCTTAAGGGCAAGTTAGAATTATTGAATTAAATAGAAATGTCAACATTGAAAAATATGTAAATATAGTCTCTGGGAGGACGAGTGGTTCTTCTTAATTATATTCTTaatattgtttttatttttattttgtctTTTCTTAAAACGCCTCTTAAGATTTGGAAGAAGATAGTGAAAATTCAAAGGAGGTTTTTATGAGGTGGTGTCAAAGGAGGATCTATGACGCTTGGGTTAGGTGGTATGATGTTTGTAAACCTAAGAAATTTGGAGGTCTCGGTGTTCGTGACCCTCAGTTGGTTAACTTGGCTCTGTTGGATAAGTGGAGGTGGCAGTTACTCTTGGGAGACTATGAGATCTGGAGAGATATTTTGTCTTCTAGATATGGAGTTATTCCGACGTCTTTTATGTCAGGAGGTAGAGTTATTTGCCTTCACTTTGCGTCTCCTTGGTGGAGAGGAGTTTCTCTTTTTGGTGCCAAAGGGGAGGACCCCTTAGATTGGTTTCGGGATACTA containing:
- the LOC127086733 gene encoding transcription factor MYB101, which produces MMTNIWNNKSNDDDDDNINIEFDIESSKDDVDARTGMKKGPWSPQEDMVLIEYVNKHGEGNWNSVQKNSGLLRCGKSCRLRWANHLRPNLKKGSFSEEEEKIIIQLHAKLGNKWARMAAQLPGRTDNEIKNFWNTRMKRRQRAGLPLYPPEIHAEAIAYNNHIMLQHEPFSSSSSFSLLLSSCYPKKLDDPNNYDYNPLQNISDSAYTNPCPQFSFSNDETLEINENLALKKSPSLSPYPSPSSNVFNQGFTPPSDHSHDHQYSENFSYDHHGFNAGSLYDSATPASSYASGVNDYYEVAPLSSEGKNSGLLEDLVMEGRSISSNDKGKSVDSYKRKRVEAEEYEDEGGIGSLVSGSIKKKKSLDETQKKDFSFSQLSTGKKPFVEDPLAEMNSMYDDDLDCLLHNFPSEIPMPEWYCRGKSQTLGHETQTDHASSSSGPTNQEFAWTLGSSWNNMPGIC